A part of Gracilimonas sp. genomic DNA contains:
- a CDS encoding kelch repeat-containing protein, protein MKRILLLFTLSILVASCQQAPQKVALNWEEAESLPMGISNNAVSATQVNGDWFVYTFLGLKEGKTHADISDFAARFDVNKGTWEQIPGVPDQTGRLASTIETVNGQIYIFGGYTVDENGTEVSTEEVFRYDPVANTYEQVADMLLPVEDAVSLVYQDRYIYLVSGWTNTNNVSNVQLYDTQTNSWSHATPYPGPPVFGHSGGIVGNTMVLSDGVQTVVDEGEKIFMMSPGSIKGQINAENPEEIQWNRIKQHPGQARYRMAAVGVESPVEMVVFVGGSTNPYNYNGIGYNTKPAFAESTVFAYRLDTEEWVELGEMPTASMDHRGIAEAGNEFYLVGGMVNDQRVTDLVQKFTIELETTN, encoded by the coding sequence ATGAAAAGAATATTATTACTCTTCACCCTTTCTATTCTGGTAGCCTCTTGCCAGCAAGCACCTCAAAAGGTTGCACTAAACTGGGAGGAAGCAGAATCGTTGCCTATGGGAATTTCCAACAACGCAGTTTCAGCCACTCAGGTTAACGGAGACTGGTTTGTTTATACCTTTCTCGGGTTAAAAGAAGGCAAAACACATGCAGATATAAGTGATTTTGCTGCTCGTTTTGATGTTAACAAAGGAACCTGGGAACAGATCCCCGGCGTACCTGATCAAACCGGGCGACTGGCAAGTACTATCGAAACCGTAAATGGACAAATTTACATCTTTGGCGGATATACTGTAGACGAAAATGGAACAGAAGTATCCACAGAAGAAGTGTTTAGATACGACCCTGTAGCAAACACTTATGAGCAGGTTGCAGATATGCTTCTTCCTGTTGAAGATGCTGTTTCCCTTGTTTACCAAGACCGATATATCTATCTGGTTAGTGGCTGGACCAATACAAATAACGTTTCCAATGTACAACTGTATGACACTCAGACGAATTCATGGTCACACGCCACTCCTTACCCCGGACCTCCGGTATTTGGCCACTCAGGCGGAATTGTTGGTAATACCATGGTTCTATCCGATGGAGTTCAAACCGTTGTTGATGAAGGCGAAAAAATATTTATGATGTCACCCGGCAGTATCAAAGGTCAAATCAATGCTGAAAATCCTGAAGAAATTCAGTGGAACCGTATTAAGCAACATCCTGGCCAAGCAAGATACCGCATGGCTGCCGTTGGAGTTGAATCTCCCGTGGAAATGGTCGTGTTTGTTGGAGGTTCTACAAATCCTTATAACTATAATGGTATTGGTTATAATACTAAACCGGCCTTTGCAGAAAGCACGGTCTTTGCTTACCGCCTTGATACTGAAGAATGGGTTGAGCTTGGCGAAATGCCAACCGCAAGTATGGATCACCGGGGTATAGCAGAAGCCGGAAATGAATTCTACCTGGTTGGTGGCATGGTCAATGACCAAAGAGTTACCGATCTGGTTCAAAAATTCACAATAGAACTGGAAACGACTAACTAA
- a CDS encoding M28 family peptidase — protein sequence MKSIHLLITSLILLAACSSSPADQAAQTINKDSLLRHIETLSSDEFMGRATGTEGEQMTVEYLVSEFEEMDAQPAADDNSYIQEFPLLGQTTSNAEMSVRTDGRSPFALQYYDEFMAWPANQSEEVDIRNAELVYVGYGIQAPEEDWDDFKGVDVEGKILVIKNNDPEFSPDVFAGKTRLYYGRYSYKYEKAKEKGALGAIIIHTDETAGYGWNVVANGWSRERFYLKGAGDATASPTKFNGWLTQQASRLLFEEAGLNLNEQLEAADSRDFEPVELSGVSMNMSMDADYREIESQNVIAKIEGSDPELKDEYLVLTAHLDHLGITTPVDGDSINNGASDNAAGVSALLEMMEAYKSIQPVIKRSVLAVVVSAEEVGLLGSQYWAENPTVDPGKVTANINLDGMNVYGKTRDVVVVGYGRTSLSDLLEEEAEKQGRTVKPDPYPERGYFYRSDHFNMAKVGIPAIFPNPGTEYTDKGENFLALRDSVADANYHTVNDEVNEYWDLSGAEIDTRLFFMTGYRALNAEDLQTWDSGDEFEATRLRMLERLEDQ from the coding sequence ATGAAATCAATTCACCTGCTTATTACTTCCCTTATACTGCTAGCCGCGTGCAGTTCTTCTCCCGCCGACCAGGCAGCACAAACCATCAACAAAGATTCATTACTAAGACACATCGAAACGCTGTCTTCGGATGAGTTTATGGGGCGTGCTACCGGAACCGAAGGTGAGCAAATGACGGTTGAGTACCTGGTTTCAGAATTTGAGGAAATGGATGCTCAACCCGCAGCTGATGACAACAGCTACATTCAGGAATTCCCTCTTCTGGGACAAACCACCTCAAATGCAGAAATGTCGGTTCGTACAGATGGGCGTTCTCCATTTGCCCTTCAATATTATGATGAGTTCATGGCATGGCCTGCTAATCAGTCTGAGGAAGTAGACATCCGCAATGCAGAACTGGTGTATGTGGGGTATGGGATTCAGGCTCCGGAAGAAGACTGGGACGACTTCAAAGGCGTTGATGTTGAAGGAAAAATCCTGGTAATCAAAAATAACGATCCGGAATTTTCTCCTGATGTTTTTGCCGGTAAAACCCGCTTGTATTATGGCCGGTATTCTTACAAATATGAGAAGGCTAAAGAGAAGGGAGCGCTTGGTGCCATCATCATTCACACAGATGAAACTGCGGGCTATGGCTGGAATGTAGTCGCCAATGGATGGAGCCGCGAACGGTTTTATCTAAAAGGAGCGGGAGACGCTACAGCTTCACCAACAAAATTCAATGGATGGCTTACCCAGCAGGCAAGCCGTCTTTTGTTTGAAGAAGCCGGACTGAATTTAAACGAACAGCTTGAAGCCGCTGACAGTCGTGACTTTGAGCCGGTTGAGCTTTCTGGCGTCAGCATGAATATGAGCATGGATGCTGATTACAGGGAAATTGAATCCCAAAACGTAATTGCGAAAATCGAAGGAAGTGACCCGGAGCTGAAAGACGAATATTTAGTACTTACGGCCCACCTCGATCACCTCGGAATAACGACTCCAGTTGACGGAGATTCCATCAACAATGGTGCTTCTGATAACGCGGCTGGTGTAAGCGCCCTTCTGGAAATGATGGAAGCCTACAAATCTATTCAACCTGTAATTAAGAGAAGTGTATTGGCGGTAGTTGTAAGTGCTGAAGAAGTGGGCTTGCTCGGCTCCCAATACTGGGCCGAAAACCCAACCGTTGATCCCGGAAAAGTGACTGCAAACATCAACCTTGATGGCATGAATGTGTATGGAAAAACGCGGGATGTCGTAGTAGTTGGTTATGGAAGAACTTCGCTTAGTGATTTATTGGAAGAAGAAGCTGAAAAACAAGGGCGAACTGTAAAACCCGACCCATACCCTGAGCGCGGCTATTTCTACCGTTCTGATCATTTCAATATGGCCAAAGTTGGAATCCCCGCTATTTTTCCAAATCCTGGAACAGAGTACACCGACAAGGGAGAAAACTTTCTTGCTCTACGCGACAGTGTGGCTGATGCTAATTATCACACCGTTAATGATGAAGTCAACGAATATTGGGATCTAAGCGGTGCCGAAATTGATACCCGGTTGTTTTTCATGACCGGCTATAGAGCCCTCAATGCTGAGGACCTTCAAACCTGGGATTCCGGAGATGAGTTCGAAGCAACCAGGCTTCGTATGCTGGAAAGGCTTGAAGATCAATAG
- a CDS encoding PAS domain-containing protein, with translation MNSLELNVKREGEYAFWSWNLKTDALKLGTTFANFFGCSADDFPSTFEEAKVLFTKKDLQKITKAFQDHTKSEGSTNFTAETSHHTINKEDYFKLVWEGEIIQWKDDKPVLVVGQARRVLEENGYGLSASERADLFKKLMNHLPDSIFFKDKESRFIAINNACAKKFGLQNPKEAIGKTDFDFFDDEHAQQALEDEKRVMETEQPIINKIEKEGSPHSKEAEHWASTTKIPLYDYSGKVIGTFGITRDISNQRKAEEVLKKKDATISRLSEQVPGFFYLFHYLSEGKACFPYASAGIRDIYELEPEEVKDSIEPVIQRIHKDDINRVIQSIQNSSKNLTTWEIDYRVVLPENGLRWVRGKAKPERQPDGTTIGYGYVTDITEEKRRFEHIARLRRQLQKVIDSAPNLIFVKNLDGEYLMANKSAAGFFGRTPEEMVGKRDVDIGVPKDKALKFLEADKEVISKNEPLFIPEDKTILPDGTEAWHQTIKVPFPDTDSGKAAVLSIVTDITRRKRNEIELRNSLDIIGEQNKRLKNFAHIVSHNLRNHAGNISMLLSLYDMEESQEEKEELLSHLGAASKRLNESIADLNEIIDQQYKKSSNFKELNLQETIERIKEILTTEILANNVKFEEEVPENLSFEYNPAYLESILLNLLSNAIKYRHPERKPRINIDAWEENDKVFLQISDNGLGIDLEKHGDELFGMYNTFHGNENAKGIGLYITKNQIESMGGSIEVDSIPGEGTTFKILLK, from the coding sequence ATGAACAGTCTGGAATTAAATGTTAAGAGAGAGGGTGAGTATGCTTTCTGGTCTTGGAATCTTAAGACTGACGCTTTAAAACTCGGAACAACATTTGCCAATTTTTTTGGCTGTTCCGCAGATGATTTCCCCTCTACTTTTGAAGAGGCCAAAGTCCTTTTCACTAAAAAAGACCTGCAAAAAATCACCAAAGCCTTTCAGGATCATACCAAAAGTGAAGGAAGCACCAACTTTACGGCCGAGACTTCTCATCACACCATCAATAAAGAAGATTATTTTAAACTGGTCTGGGAAGGGGAGATTATTCAATGGAAAGACGACAAGCCTGTTTTAGTTGTAGGTCAGGCCCGCAGAGTATTAGAAGAGAATGGATATGGACTATCGGCCAGTGAACGAGCTGACCTGTTCAAGAAGCTGATGAACCACCTTCCTGACAGTATCTTTTTTAAAGATAAAGAAAGTCGTTTTATAGCCATAAATAATGCCTGTGCAAAAAAGTTTGGCCTCCAAAATCCGAAAGAAGCCATTGGTAAAACCGATTTTGATTTTTTTGATGACGAACATGCTCAACAGGCCCTTGAGGATGAAAAGCGGGTCATGGAAACGGAGCAACCCATCATAAATAAAATCGAAAAAGAGGGCTCTCCACATAGTAAAGAAGCTGAGCACTGGGCCTCAACCACAAAAATCCCTCTTTATGACTATAGCGGAAAGGTTATTGGAACTTTTGGAATAACCCGGGATATATCAAACCAGCGAAAAGCTGAGGAAGTACTTAAGAAAAAAGATGCTACTATCTCCAGGCTATCTGAGCAAGTGCCCGGTTTCTTTTATCTGTTCCACTACCTTTCTGAAGGTAAAGCATGTTTCCCTTATGCAAGTGCTGGTATCAGAGACATTTATGAATTGGAGCCCGAGGAAGTAAAAGACAGTATTGAGCCGGTGATACAACGTATCCACAAAGATGACATCAATCGTGTGATACAATCCATTCAGAATTCCTCAAAAAACCTGACTACATGGGAAATTGATTATCGTGTTGTGTTGCCCGAAAATGGGCTAAGGTGGGTTCGTGGAAAGGCAAAGCCTGAGAGGCAGCCCGACGGTACTACTATCGGATATGGATACGTAACCGACATCACAGAGGAAAAAAGAAGATTTGAACATATTGCCAGACTGAGAAGGCAGCTTCAAAAAGTTATTGACTCTGCTCCAAATCTTATTTTTGTAAAAAATCTTGACGGGGAATACCTGATGGCCAATAAGTCGGCCGCCGGTTTTTTTGGCCGAACTCCGGAAGAAATGGTTGGAAAAAGGGACGTGGATATTGGTGTTCCTAAAGATAAAGCTCTTAAGTTCCTTGAAGCAGACAAAGAGGTAATCAGCAAAAACGAGCCACTATTTATCCCTGAGGATAAAACGATTTTACCCGATGGCACCGAGGCGTGGCATCAAACTATTAAGGTTCCTTTTCCCGATACCGATTCCGGCAAGGCTGCGGTTCTTTCTATCGTAACTGATATCACCAGAAGAAAACGGAATGAAATAGAGCTAAGAAACAGCCTCGATATTATCGGGGAGCAAAATAAACGGCTAAAGAATTTTGCTCATATCGTTTCTCATAATTTGCGCAATCATGCTGGAAATATTTCTATGCTGTTGTCTCTTTACGATATGGAAGAATCTCAGGAAGAAAAAGAAGAGTTGCTCAGCCACCTGGGTGCTGCCTCCAAACGACTCAATGAATCTATTGCTGACTTGAATGAAATTATTGATCAGCAATACAAAAAGAGCAGCAACTTCAAGGAGCTAAATCTTCAGGAAACTATTGAACGAATTAAAGAGATTCTAACAACTGAAATTCTCGCAAACAATGTTAAATTTGAAGAAGAAGTGCCTGAAAATCTTTCTTTTGAGTATAATCCGGCTTATCTCGAAAGCATCTTGTTAAACCTTCTTTCAAATGCTATTAAGTATCGGCATCCTGAAAGAAAACCCAGAATTAATATTGATGCATGGGAAGAAAATGATAAAGTATTTCTTCAAATTTCCGATAATGGTTTAGGCATAGACTTAGAAAAGCATGGTGATGAATTATTTGGCATGTATAATACCTTTCACGGAAATGAAAATGCCAAAGGTATCGGATTGTATATAACTAAAAATCAAATAGAGTCTATGGGGGGTTCCATAGAAGTTGACAGTATTCCCGGAGAGGGAACAACCTTTAAGATATTATTAAAATGA
- a CDS encoding response regulator, with product MSSLKSICIIDDDKIYTYGVSKIIKNYLPGNDIMSFENGQKALEAIKKMEQNNDNLPDLILLDIDMPEMNGWDFLNEFQAIRDKVNKDIQIFVISSRIDKKNQELFRVEWDQKVDDFIQKPVEIEALKNLLG from the coding sequence ATGAGTTCATTGAAGAGTATTTGTATTATTGACGATGATAAGATTTACACCTACGGTGTTTCGAAGATCATTAAGAACTACCTCCCCGGAAATGATATTATGTCGTTCGAAAATGGCCAAAAAGCGCTTGAGGCCATCAAGAAAATGGAGCAAAACAACGACAACCTGCCTGATTTAATCCTGCTTGATATCGATATGCCGGAAATGAATGGCTGGGATTTCCTTAATGAGTTCCAGGCCATAAGAGATAAAGTGAATAAGGACATCCAGATTTTTGTGATAAGCTCTCGGATTGACAAGAAAAATCAGGAACTGTTTAGGGTTGAATGGGACCAAAAGGTAGACGATTTTATCCAGAAGCCTGTAGAAATTGAGGCCCTGAAAAACTTACTGGGCTAA
- a CDS encoding MFS transporter, with protein sequence MNYISFVLRERKVLSFGLSFTFFSSFGQTFLISLFVPFFLADFNLSNAAFGSIYSIATLSSAAILPYMGKWIDHLPISKYSLYVALGLLTAAITMSLSWHIGFLFAGILMLRLSGQGLSGHTAETAMARYFKLQRGKALSVSSLGYPLGEGILPLAMAALLAVMSWRSAWGLIAAVIAFLFIPFILIVLNKTEMEKTNQEIKTKDDTDQNTTSAVYKKILGEQRFWLILPAVLLPPFWITGLFLYQVSIAEQLGWTAAIIASAFVFFAGTRIVSSLGVGPLIDKWSASSIYPFYLLPMGLGLFVAFLHPGIWSAFVYMALIGITMGLGSTIKSALLTELYGENVIGTVRSLFASIMVFSTAISPFLMGWMLDQQVAMESVFLTAIVSVVIATGMAFLGLYTLQQTND encoded by the coding sequence TTGAATTACATAAGTTTCGTTCTTCGAGAGAGAAAAGTACTTAGCTTTGGATTGTCTTTTACTTTCTTTTCAAGCTTTGGGCAAACATTCCTGATTTCCCTTTTCGTGCCTTTTTTCCTTGCAGATTTCAACCTTTCTAACGCCGCTTTTGGCTCCATTTACTCAATAGCAACATTATCTAGTGCAGCTATACTGCCCTATATGGGAAAATGGATTGATCATCTCCCTATCAGTAAATACAGCTTGTATGTTGCTTTGGGGTTGCTAACCGCCGCAATCACGATGTCCCTTTCATGGCACATTGGCTTCCTGTTTGCCGGTATTTTAATGCTCCGGCTTTCCGGGCAGGGTTTGAGCGGCCATACGGCAGAGACAGCAATGGCCCGCTATTTTAAGCTTCAGCGAGGCAAAGCTCTAAGCGTTTCCAGTTTAGGATACCCACTTGGAGAAGGCATTTTACCTTTGGCAATGGCTGCTTTACTCGCTGTTATGAGCTGGCGAAGTGCCTGGGGATTAATTGCAGCCGTCATCGCCTTTCTGTTTATCCCTTTCATTCTGATTGTACTTAATAAAACAGAAATGGAGAAAACGAATCAGGAAATAAAAACCAAAGATGATACCGACCAAAACACAACTTCTGCAGTTTATAAAAAAATACTCGGTGAGCAGCGTTTCTGGTTAATTTTACCCGCTGTTCTACTCCCCCCATTTTGGATTACCGGGCTATTCTTATATCAGGTTTCTATAGCTGAGCAACTTGGCTGGACAGCCGCCATTATTGCTTCCGCTTTCGTCTTTTTTGCAGGAACCCGCATCGTGAGTTCTTTGGGTGTTGGCCCTCTGATTGATAAGTGGAGTGCTTCATCGATATATCCCTTTTATTTGCTACCTATGGGATTAGGTTTATTTGTAGCATTTCTTCATCCCGGAATTTGGTCTGCCTTCGTCTACATGGCTCTGATAGGCATAACGATGGGGCTCGGAAGTACCATCAAGTCCGCCCTTTTAACCGAACTGTATGGCGAGAATGTGATAGGAACTGTTCGGTCACTTTTTGCTTCTATCATGGTGTTCAGTACAGCTATAAGTCCTTTTTTGATGGGATGGATGCTTGATCAACAAGTGGCAATGGAATCTGTTTTTCTGACCGCCATTGTATCTGTGGTTATAGCTACCGGCATGGCTTTTTTGGGATTGTATACCCTTCAGCAAACAAACGATTAG